One Sesamum indicum cultivar Zhongzhi No. 13 unplaced genomic scaffold, S_indicum_v1.0 scaffold00243, whole genome shotgun sequence DNA window includes the following coding sequences:
- the LOC105179933 gene encoding kinesin-like protein KIN-4C, translating to MDNSESSQSVRVAVNIRPLVTSELLVGCTDCITVYPAEKQVQIGSHAFTFDNIFGSRGSPCSSIFDECVVAPLVDALFHGYNGTVLAYGQVFSLTT from the exons ATGGATAATTCTGAGTCGTCACAGAGTGTGAGGGTTGCAGTCAATATTAGGCCGCTTGTTACTTCTGAGCTTCTTGTGGGATGTACTGACTGCATTACTGTCTATCCCGCTGAAAAGCAG GTTCAAATTGGATCTCATGCCTTCACATTTGACAACATCTTTGGTAGTAGGGGAAGCCCGTGTTCatcaatatttgatgaatGTGTTGTTGCTCCTTTAGTTGATGCCTTGTTTCATGGCTATAATGGCACTGTACTTGCATATGGCCAGGTATTCAGTTTAACTACTTGA